DNA from Chitinophaga pendula:
TTTACCGGGATAGCTATCATGCAGTTGGTCGAAGCCGGAAAAATTAAGCTGGATGACGCTGCCACAAAATATCTGGAAGATCTGCCGGAAGCATGGCGAACAATTACCGTAAGACAGTTGCTTACGCATACTTCTGGACTCCCTGATATTGTAGACGGCGATAGCGGGAAAATGATAGCAGAAGGCGAAGACAGTATCGCGTTGCAGCAAGTAAAAAAAATGCCGCTACGTTTTCTGCCAGGCGAAAGGTCAGAATACAACCAAACAAACTATGTTTTACTAGGGCAGATGATCGAACGTATTTCTGGTAAGCCGTTCACTTCTTTTATAGAGCAGGGGCAGTTTGTGCCGGCTAATCTGACACAGAGCCGTTTTGGTGATTCCCATGACGTAGTACCTGGCATGACCGAAATTTATTCTTATAAATACAACAGGAACGGTATATGGAGACGAAGTGCTGCATTAAAGCATGTCTTTGAAGAATTTGCACTTATCACAAGGCCGGCTGCAGGTATCAACAGCACAGCAGGTGAAATAGCACAGTGGATGATAGCACTGCTTGATGAAAAGTTTATCAATAAGATATCACTCCAGACAATGTGGGCTCCGGTCTCTCATACTGATGGTTCTTTGGCACCAAGAGCGCTTGGCTGGTCCGTAAGCGGTAATGGGCAACATCCCGCTGTGTCAGGAAGTGGAGGTATGCGCTCCGCATTTTCCTATTATACTAACGAAAAAGTGGGAGTCATCATTCTTACCAATTTACGCGGTGCTAACCCGGAAAGATTTATCGAACAGGTAGCCGGGTTTTATATTCCGCAGTTACACCCCTATACAGGGAATACGTTGCAGCCTGCTGTGAGAGCAATGCATCAACAACTGCTCGAAAAGGGCTTCGGAGAAATAACCCATGTATATGCTGATCTAAAGCGAAAAAATGCGGAATTTAAACTTACTGAGTATGCGGTAAACGACTGGGGTTATATGTTGTTGTATACCGGACATATACATGAAGCCATCGAAGTACTGCAGCTGAATGTTCAGCTTTACTCCGGATCAGCTAACGTGTATGACAGTTTGGGAGAAGCTTATATG
Protein-coding regions in this window:
- a CDS encoding serine hydrolase — translated: MNYYSIPGMQVAVIKQGKIVHLSAYGMANVPFSVPVTTKTLFPINSSTKCFTGIAIMQLVEAGKIKLDDAATKYLEDLPEAWRTITVRQLLTHTSGLPDIVDGDSGKMIAEGEDSIALQQVKKMPLRFLPGERSEYNQTNYVLLGQMIERISGKPFTSFIEQGQFVPANLTQSRFGDSHDVVPGMTEIYSYKYNRNGIWRRSAALKHVFEEFALITRPAAGINSTAGEIAQWMIALLDEKFINKISLQTMWAPVSHTDGSLAPRALGWSVSGNGQHPAVSGSGGMRSAFSYYTNEKVGVIILTNLRGANPERFIEQVAGFYIPQLHPYTGNTLQPAVRAMHQQLLEKGFGEITHVYADLKRKNAEFKLTEYAVNDWGYMLLYTGHIHEAIEVLQLNVQLYSGSANVYDSLGEAYMVMGNKKKAIEHYTRSLQRQPGNEHVKKQLQILQGR